The window TCTGCGCGACGCTGTGCGAACGGTCGCAGTGCTCTCGTCGGACGCTCGAGATCGAACTCCACCACGTTCATCTGCCGTTGCTCGCTGACGCGGGTATCATCGACTACGCACGGGGGGCAGACCGCATCGAACCGGCTGGAAACCTTCCGGTTGCGAAGACGATTCTCGAGACGACCGCGGAAGCGACCTGCACGTAGGCGCCGCTCGCTACCGTCGCCAGTCAGTACTCGGGTGCCTCTTCCGGCTCCCCG is drawn from Halopiger aswanensis and contains these coding sequences:
- a CDS encoding DUF7344 domain-containing protein, whose amino-acid sequence is MSRSTHHDLLFEALADGHRRRLCAYLADRDGTVELADVCATLCERSQCSRRTLEIELHHVHLPLLADAGIIDYARGADRIEPAGNLPVAKTILETTAEATCT